A portion of the Streptomyces coeruleoprunus genome contains these proteins:
- a CDS encoding ABC transporter permease: protein MLLPVDLTFGAVLAVLLAVAAAVAALARLRPAREIVTAGLRAAVQLAAVSLVIGWVVGAVPLLLLFLLLMYAVAARTAGRRITRNGTWWWAAVPIAAGVAPVVAALLATGLVPVRGITLIPVTGILIGGALTATVLGGRRALDELATRHGEVEAGLAIGLPDRDARLEVARRAAADALLPGLDQTRTVGLVTLPGAFVGMLLGGASPLLAGAVQLFVLVGLMAVQGVAVAVVLELVTRGRLHRDGGDGAGPRTGG, encoded by the coding sequence GTGCTGCTGCCGGTCGACCTCACTTTCGGTGCCGTCCTCGCGGTCCTGCTGGCCGTCGCGGCCGCCGTCGCCGCCCTCGCCCGGCTGCGCCCGGCGCGCGAGATCGTCACCGCCGGCCTGCGGGCGGCGGTCCAGCTCGCCGCCGTCTCGCTGGTGATCGGCTGGGTCGTCGGCGCCGTACCGCTGCTCCTGCTCTTCCTGCTGCTGATGTACGCCGTGGCGGCCCGCACCGCCGGGCGGCGCATCACCCGCAACGGCACCTGGTGGTGGGCCGCCGTGCCCATCGCCGCGGGGGTCGCCCCGGTCGTCGCCGCCCTGCTGGCCACCGGCCTGGTGCCGGTGCGGGGCATCACGCTGATCCCCGTCACCGGCATCCTCATCGGCGGCGCCCTCACCGCCACGGTGCTCGGCGGCCGCCGCGCCCTGGACGAGCTGGCCACGCGCCACGGCGAGGTCGAGGCGGGCCTCGCGATCGGACTGCCCGACCGGGACGCCCGGCTGGAGGTGGCCCGGCGGGCCGCGGCGGACGCCCTGCTGCCGGGCCTCGACCAGACCAGGACCGTGGGACTCGTCACACTCCCGGGCGCCTTCGTGGGCATGCTGCTGGGCGGGGCGTCACCCTTGCTCGCGGGGGCCGTGCAGCTGTTCGTGCTGGTCGGGCTGATGGCGGTGCAGGGCGTGGCGGTGGCCGTGGTGCTGGAGCTGGTGACCCGCGGGCGGCTCCACCGGGACGGCGGCGACGGGGCGGGGCCGCGTACCGGCGGGTGA
- a CDS encoding TMEM165/GDT1 family protein, protein MLSLTTLAITFGVVFLAELPDKTALAGLMLGTRYRASYVFAGVAAAFLVHVALAVAAGSVLTLLPHRLVQAFVGVLFLAGAAMLLMKKGDGHDEAVKAPADQSFWKVSGAGFMLILVAEFGDLTQIMTANLAARYDDPLSVGLGAVLALWAVAGIGILGGRTLMKYVPLRFITRVAACLMLALAGFSLYEALAG, encoded by the coding sequence GTGCTCAGCCTGACGACCTTGGCGATCACCTTCGGTGTCGTCTTCCTCGCCGAACTCCCCGACAAGACCGCCCTCGCCGGCCTGATGCTGGGCACCCGCTACCGCGCGTCCTACGTCTTCGCCGGTGTCGCCGCGGCGTTCCTCGTCCATGTGGCGCTCGCCGTGGCCGCCGGCAGCGTGCTGACCCTGCTGCCGCACCGCCTCGTGCAGGCGTTCGTCGGCGTGCTGTTCCTCGCGGGCGCGGCCATGCTCCTGATGAAGAAGGGCGACGGCCACGACGAGGCCGTCAAGGCGCCCGCCGACCAGTCGTTCTGGAAGGTCTCCGGGGCGGGCTTCATGCTGATCCTGGTCGCCGAGTTCGGCGACCTGACCCAGATCATGACCGCGAACCTGGCCGCGCGCTACGACGACCCGCTGTCCGTCGGGCTCGGCGCGGTGCTCGCCCTGTGGGCCGTCGCCGGGATCGGCATCCTGGGCGGGCGGACGCTGATGAAGTACGTGCCGCTGCGGTTCATCACGCGGGTGGCGGC